A genomic region of Colletotrichum destructivum chromosome 5, complete sequence contains the following coding sequences:
- a CDS encoding uncharacterized protein (Putative yeast cell wall synthesis Kre9/Knh1-like protein), whose protein sequence is MFSKTTVAITSLLALAQAIKVTKPAKGDEWDASSSNEITWDTVNTDPKQFEIVVVNQSGFPEVSTTIAKVNSADGKYELKDTDLAAGDRYRINFLSTDPQNSGILAQSEQFSLTDDSDDTSSSASASATASASASASASGSASASATGSSSSASGSAATATVTQTSSGLTTVTGSASATASGTAASNASGSGTASGTATGSAASGTSTSAPSSASALKSTFAIFGSVAVAAYMLF, encoded by the exons ATGTTCTCCAAGACCACCGTCGCTATCACCAGCCTTCTGGCTCTCgcccaggccatcaaggtcaccaagcccgccaagggcgacgagTGGGATGCCTCCTCGAGCAACGAGATCACCTGGGACACCGTCAACACCGACCCCAAGCAGTtcgagatcgtcgtcgtcaaccaGTCCGGCTTCCCCGAGGTCTCCACGACCATCGCCAAGGTCAActccgccgacggcaagtACGAGCTGAAGGAcaccgacctcgccgccggcgaccgCTACCGCATCAACTTCCTGTCCACCGACCCCCAGAACTCTGGCATTCTGGCCCAGTCTGAGCAATTCAGCCTCACCGACG ACTCCGACGAcacctcttcttccgcctctgcttccgccaccgcctcggcctcggccagcgccagcgcctcTGGCTCTGCCTCCGCCTCTGCCACCggttcgtcttcctcggcctcgggctccgCGGCCACTGCCACCGTCACCCAGACCTCTTCCGGCCTGACCACCGTGACCGGCTCTGCCTCCGCCACGGCCTCGGGCACCGCCGCTTCTAACGCCTCTGGCTCAGGTACCGCTTCCGGCACCGCCACTGGCTCCGCTGCCTCCGGTACTTCCACCTCTGCCCCCAGCAGCGCCTCCGCCCTCAAGTCCACCTTCGCCATCTtcggctccgtcgccgtcgccgcctaCATGCTCTTCTAA